Proteins encoded together in one Neobacillus sp. FSL H8-0543 window:
- a CDS encoding diguanylate cyclase, with product MDQLQSPNVNEMEKLHIRIRELEKREMELLERLRLNESLHSKVLDALPINIFLEDPDGRTIFVNEQACKAHGLKLEDLVGKTVFDFFPEYIADKQREIDLEVWKKQTLQTNEVITEFQGNEVYMLTGKTIIQLDESKDSFLLGFGLDITELKEAEKKITHMAYHDALTGLPNRWFIKSYLQTNKIEFHKSEAMLGVLMLDLDHFKVINDSLGHEAGDKLLLSVANRLRGVAGPKTIIARFGGDEFVLLLPELESLEDAVVVSEKVKMVFEVPFYINGQKFTISPSIGISVSPLHGNDMDNLIKYADIAMYHSKEKGRNCCTVYNPVMKYNIN from the coding sequence ATGGATCAACTGCAATCCCCAAATGTTAACGAAATGGAAAAATTACACATAAGAATCCGAGAGCTGGAAAAGAGAGAAATGGAGCTTTTAGAAAGGCTCCGCTTAAATGAATCACTACATTCAAAGGTTCTAGATGCATTGCCAATAAATATTTTCTTAGAAGATCCTGATGGTAGGACAATATTTGTAAATGAACAAGCTTGTAAGGCACACGGGCTGAAATTAGAGGATCTCGTGGGTAAAACAGTATTTGATTTTTTTCCAGAGTATATAGCAGATAAACAGCGGGAAATTGACCTTGAGGTATGGAAGAAGCAAACTCTTCAAACCAATGAAGTTATCACAGAATTTCAAGGGAATGAAGTTTATATGCTTACTGGAAAAACGATTATACAGTTAGACGAGTCAAAAGATTCATTTCTTCTAGGGTTTGGGTTAGATATAACCGAATTAAAAGAAGCAGAGAAGAAAATTACACATATGGCTTATCATGATGCCTTAACGGGATTGCCTAATCGATGGTTTATTAAATCTTATCTTCAAACAAATAAAATAGAATTTCACAAATCAGAAGCAATGTTAGGTGTGCTAATGCTTGATTTAGATCATTTCAAGGTGATTAATGATAGTCTTGGGCATGAAGCGGGAGATAAGCTATTACTTTCTGTAGCAAATAGATTAAGAGGAGTAGCCGGACCAAAAACCATTATTGCAAGATTTGGTGGAGATGAATTTGTGCTATTACTGCCCGAATTGGAATCGCTTGAAGATGCAGTTGTAGTAAGTGAAAAGGTTAAGATGGTGTTTGAAGTTCCCTTTTATATCAACGGACAGAAGTTTACTATCTCCCCTAGCATAGGGATAAGTGTGAGTCCCTTGCACGGTAACGATATGGATAACCTCATCAAATATGCTGACATTGCAATGTATCACTCTAAAGAGAAGGGAAGAAATTGTTGCACGGTATATAATCCTGTTATGAAATATAATATCAATTAA
- a CDS encoding DUF1646 family protein, with the protein MIGLIVILILVLFLPFSVKKVEHNLEIFLFIMGVAAATISGMMNLDLIEKALVDPINITLAVLIAGLICKWGQVQLEKGILTLSRILTPRIFFALTVILLGLASSIITAIIAAIVLVIIINVLPLDRKSEIRFTVLACFSIGLGAALTPIGEPLSTITISKLNEDFFYLLKLIGPEVIPAVVIFGLLTLFFVKPIESSTGLESNQKAESYKEILIRSLKIYLFVMGLTFLGHGFEPLINEYVLGLHPMLLYWINMISAILDNATLAAAEISPAMDSETIRAVLLGLIISGGMLIPGNIPNIIAAGKLNITSKEWASFGVPIGLLTMVVYFVVLFIF; encoded by the coding sequence ATGATTGGTTTAATAGTTATTTTAATTTTGGTCTTATTTTTACCCTTTTCAGTAAAAAAGGTCGAGCACAACCTGGAAATTTTCTTATTTATTATGGGGGTTGCAGCCGCCACGATAAGCGGGATGATGAATCTCGACTTAATCGAAAAGGCATTAGTTGATCCAATTAACATTACACTGGCTGTCTTAATCGCCGGTTTAATTTGTAAATGGGGACAAGTTCAGCTTGAAAAAGGGATATTAACACTAAGCAGAATATTGACTCCGAGGATTTTTTTCGCATTAACAGTCATCCTTTTAGGACTAGCATCAAGCATCATTACCGCAATCATCGCAGCAATCGTGCTAGTCATTATCATCAATGTACTCCCTCTCGATCGAAAATCGGAAATTCGTTTCACCGTTTTGGCTTGTTTCTCTATCGGCCTAGGAGCAGCGCTTACCCCGATTGGTGAGCCCTTGTCCACGATCACGATTAGTAAATTAAATGAGGATTTCTTTTATTTACTGAAATTAATCGGTCCAGAAGTTATACCAGCCGTTGTTATCTTTGGTTTATTAACGTTATTTTTCGTTAAACCGATAGAAAGTTCTACTGGTTTAGAGTCAAATCAAAAAGCAGAAAGTTATAAAGAAATTCTTATTCGATCATTAAAAATTTACTTGTTTGTTATGGGGCTAACTTTCTTAGGCCATGGATTCGAGCCGTTAATTAACGAATATGTTCTTGGATTGCATCCAATGTTATTGTATTGGATCAATATGATTTCAGCTATTTTAGATAATGCTACCCTTGCTGCCGCAGAAATTAGTCCGGCAATGGATTCAGAAACCATTCGTGCCGTACTGCTTGGGCTAATTATTAGCGGCGGAATGCTTATACCTGGGAATATTCCAAATATCATCGCCGCAGGTAAATTAAACATTACTAGTAAAGAATGGGCTAGTTTTGGCGTTCCGATCGGATTGCTAACTATGGTAGTATATTTTGTTGTTTTGTTTATTTTTTAA
- a CDS encoding YjcZ family sporulation protein: MSYDGGYGGGSRMNFVLIVVLFILLIIVGASFMSGY; the protein is encoded by the coding sequence ATGTCATACGATGGCGGATATGGTGGTGGATCTAGAATGAACTTCGTACTAATCGTGGTTCTATTCATTCTTTTAATTATTGTTGGTGCAAGTTTCATGAGCGGGTACTAA
- a CDS encoding 3-methyl-2-oxobutanoate dehydrogenase subunit VorB: MGKVLMKGNEVIAEAAVQAGCKYFFGYPITPQSELVAYMARRLPEVGGLFLQAESEIAAINMVYGAASTGVRVMTSSSSPGFSLKQEGISYLVGSELPAVIVNIVRGGPGLGNIQPAQSDYFQVTKGGGHGDYNIPVLAPASLQEIVELTQDAFNIADKYRTPVIVMGDGMLGQMMEPVEFGIRKVPELPEKGWATTGTRGDGPPKTITSLELNAESLEQRNHSLQRKFAIIKENEVRYETYKMDDADFIMVAFGTVARITMNAINKARKDGIKVGLIRPISLWPFPERPFIESRDKVKGYISVEMSAGQMVEDVKLAVNGHAPVDFYGRTGGVVPTQEEIYEKIIMVAGGILI, translated from the coding sequence ATGGGTAAAGTATTGATGAAGGGCAATGAAGTGATAGCGGAAGCCGCCGTACAAGCAGGCTGTAAGTATTTTTTTGGCTATCCGATCACGCCGCAAAGTGAGCTGGTTGCTTATATGGCGAGGAGACTGCCTGAAGTAGGCGGATTATTCCTTCAAGCAGAGAGTGAAATTGCCGCAATTAATATGGTGTATGGTGCTGCTAGTACAGGTGTCAGAGTGATGACCTCTTCTTCAAGCCCAGGATTCAGTTTAAAACAGGAGGGCATCTCCTATTTAGTAGGTTCAGAGCTGCCTGCGGTTATTGTTAATATCGTCCGCGGGGGTCCAGGGTTGGGTAATATCCAGCCGGCACAATCTGATTACTTTCAAGTAACTAAAGGCGGCGGGCATGGTGACTACAACATTCCAGTGTTAGCACCTGCTAGCTTGCAGGAAATAGTAGAACTAACCCAGGATGCCTTTAATATCGCGGATAAATATCGCACACCCGTTATTGTCATGGGAGACGGGATGCTCGGCCAAATGATGGAGCCAGTGGAATTTGGCATTCGAAAAGTACCTGAACTTCCTGAAAAAGGTTGGGCAACAACAGGCACGCGTGGAGACGGTCCACCAAAGACGATAACTTCTTTAGAACTTAATGCAGAGAGTTTAGAACAGCGTAACCATTCCTTACAGAGGAAATTTGCAATAATAAAGGAAAATGAAGTTCGCTATGAAACATATAAAATGGATGATGCGGATTTTATTATGGTTGCATTTGGAACCGTAGCCAGGATTACGATGAATGCAATTAATAAAGCGAGGAAAGATGGTATTAAAGTTGGATTAATTAGACCGATTTCTCTTTGGCCATTTCCTGAAAGACCATTTATTGAGTCTAGAGACAAAGTAAAAGGATATATATCAGTTGAGATGAGCGCAGGGCAAATGGTTGAGGATGTTAAACTGGCTGTCAATGGCCATGCCCCTGTTGACTTTTACGGCAGAACGGGCGGAGTTGTCCCTACCCAGGAGGAGATATACGAAAAGATTATCATGGTTGCCGGGGGGATTTTGATATGA
- a CDS encoding YjcZ family sporulation protein yields MWGSCGYDGGYEGGDYGGGYGGSSFVLIVVLFILLIIVLAVV; encoded by the coding sequence ATGTGGGGATCATGTGGATACGACGGTGGCTACGAAGGCGGTGACTACGGCGGTGGTTATGGCGGCAGCAGCTTTGTATTAATCGTTGTATTGTTCATTCTATTGATTATCGTTCTTGCCGTGGTTTAA
- a CDS encoding 4Fe-4S binding protein, translated as MEKRVIFNEEICKSCGLCVHVCPTNVIFLADYLNGKGYRPATVVDQENCISCAKCGQICPDSVISVYRPVKVLQTV; from the coding sequence TTGGAAAAGAGAGTTATTTTTAATGAAGAGATATGTAAATCGTGCGGCTTATGTGTTCATGTTTGTCCGACTAATGTTATCTTCCTGGCAGATTATCTAAATGGAAAAGGGTACCGTCCCGCGACAGTAGTTGACCAGGAGAACTGTATCAGCTGTGCAAAATGCGGCCAAATTTGCCCCGATTCGGTGATATCTGTGTATCGTCCGGTTAAGGTCTTACAAACGGTATAA
- a CDS encoding NAD(P)H-dependent oxidoreductase has translation MKKLLYITANPKGLEKSKGLQIGEAFLESLLEECPDIEIKKMDLFSIDMAHMDRDLVSARGKLAGYGYTLEQLSDSEREKIVKMHALADEFVQYDNYVFVSPMWNLNSPAILKAFLDNLFISGKTFAHTPTGPKGLLTGKTALHIQTRGGQYTGTPMEEMESGDRYLKIALRFLGIDMMETVVAEGLDLYPQKVPEIVAQAKENARMAAKELATKVALNV, from the coding sequence ATGAAAAAATTGCTTTATATAACAGCCAATCCTAAAGGGCTCGAAAAATCCAAGGGTCTTCAAATTGGTGAAGCATTCCTAGAAAGCTTATTAGAGGAATGTCCAGACATAGAGATTAAGAAAATGGATTTATTTTCAATAGATATGGCCCATATGGACCGTGATTTAGTTTCTGCTCGAGGAAAATTAGCAGGTTACGGTTATACCTTAGAACAGCTTTCAGACAGCGAAAGGGAAAAAATAGTCAAAATGCATGCTCTTGCTGATGAATTTGTTCAATATGACAACTATGTATTTGTCTCACCAATGTGGAACTTAAACTCGCCCGCTATTTTAAAAGCTTTTTTAGATAATTTATTTATTTCAGGTAAAACATTTGCCCATACACCTACCGGTCCTAAGGGTCTTTTGACAGGGAAAACAGCCCTGCACATTCAAACACGCGGCGGACAATACACTGGAACTCCGATGGAAGAAATGGAATCAGGAGATCGTTATTTAAAAATTGCCCTTCGCTTCTTAGGAATAGACATGATGGAAACAGTTGTTGCTGAGGGACTTGATTTATACCCACAAAAAGTTCCTGAAATCGTTGCCCAGGCTAAAGAAAATGCAAGAATGGCTGCAAAGGAACTGGCAACCAAAGTGGCACTTAATGTATAA
- a CDS encoding 2-oxoacid:acceptor oxidoreductase family protein has product MLEEILIAGFGGQGVMSLGQLIAYAGMLEGKGVSWLPSYGPEQRGGTANCAVVVSDEPVGSPLVTTPSTAVVLNNPSFDKFEPRVRPGGLLIINSSLVTRVSNRKDIKVIEVSATDMANDLGNARVANMILLGAFLEMTKIVSTESVIESLKKVLSEDKHHLIEINKQALMKGASLPVLTI; this is encoded by the coding sequence ATGCTTGAAGAAATATTGATTGCAGGATTTGGCGGCCAGGGTGTCATGTCTTTGGGTCAGTTAATTGCCTATGCAGGTATGCTTGAGGGAAAAGGTGTTTCCTGGCTTCCTTCTTATGGTCCGGAACAAAGGGGAGGTACAGCAAATTGTGCCGTTGTCGTCAGTGATGAGCCAGTGGGTTCACCCCTTGTGACAACACCATCAACCGCTGTTGTACTAAACAATCCTTCGTTTGATAAATTTGAGCCTCGAGTACGGCCAGGGGGACTATTAATTATTAATTCATCATTAGTTACTAGAGTTTCCAATCGGAAGGACATCAAGGTGATTGAAGTGTCTGCAACAGATATGGCGAATGATCTAGGGAATGCACGTGTAGCTAATATGATTTTACTAGGCGCATTTTTAGAAATGACAAAAATTGTTTCAACTGAATCTGTCATTGAGTCATTAAAAAAAGTCCTTTCCGAAGATAAGCATCATTTAATAGAAATTAATAAGCAGGCATTGATGAAGGGAGCTTCGCTTCCAGTGCTAACAATATAA
- a CDS encoding DoxX family membrane protein, with translation MKKPLAFYIFLIIVILCTPIIATAHVKWFTEVTPEKETIEQILSPMFMTLTVFIALLLAVLTQLLPLIDKWNVSKKVDGFLDRYRTFSRYILKYGTAIALIIQVWSGTIFAPEFAITNSLVQIALWVSIILLLIPVHYATKAGALVLLFLFIYQLVHSGLFHMLDYGFYLAIIGVLLIGKTRLENWGFPFLYLGTGLSLCWVAVEKWVYPAMSIDILQQHGVPTFGFAQGTFVVLAAFIEFVVGYLLIVGILNRLLAFVLTLIFISTTMLFGSTEIIGHFMIHVVLIIFIIEGVSFYDPPIRMHRLKVSQMVFVFLNFVFTMATFLLLYYRFA, from the coding sequence ATGAAAAAACCATTAGCCTTTTACATTTTCCTTATTATTGTCATACTCTGTACACCAATTATTGCAACTGCCCATGTAAAATGGTTTACCGAGGTTACTCCTGAAAAGGAAACAATTGAACAAATTTTGTCCCCAATGTTTATGACGTTAACCGTGTTTATTGCGTTACTATTGGCCGTCTTAACACAGTTGTTGCCTTTAATAGATAAGTGGAATGTTTCCAAAAAAGTTGATGGCTTTCTAGATCGATACCGAACATTTTCAAGGTATATATTAAAATATGGAACAGCAATTGCATTAATTATTCAGGTTTGGTCAGGTACCATTTTTGCACCAGAATTTGCAATTACTAATTCACTTGTTCAAATCGCACTGTGGGTATCAATTATCTTACTATTAATCCCTGTTCATTATGCAACAAAGGCTGGGGCATTAGTTTTATTGTTTTTGTTTATCTATCAGCTTGTTCATTCAGGATTGTTTCATATGCTGGACTATGGATTTTATTTAGCGATAATAGGCGTATTATTAATCGGAAAGACGAGGCTAGAGAATTGGGGGTTCCCATTTTTATATTTAGGAACAGGGTTATCGCTTTGTTGGGTTGCAGTAGAAAAATGGGTATATCCTGCAATGAGCATAGATATTCTTCAACAACATGGAGTTCCTACCTTTGGGTTTGCACAGGGAACATTTGTGGTTCTAGCGGCATTTATTGAATTTGTCGTTGGGTATTTATTGATAGTAGGGATATTAAATCGCTTATTGGCATTTGTATTAACATTAATTTTTATTTCTACTACGATGTTATTTGGTTCAACAGAAATTATCGGACACTTTATGATCCATGTTGTATTAATCATTTTTATCATCGAAGGGGTTTCCTTTTACGATCCTCCGATTAGGATGCATCGTTTAAAAGTATCACAAATGGTTTTTGTATTTTTAAATTTTGTCTTTACAATGGCGACCTTCCTTTTGCTCTACTATCGCTTTGCATAA
- a CDS encoding cupin domain-containing protein: MERNSVKDYQEFSEERFTKRIIFKKGETTAFVLNFLPGQQLPVHKHPGTEVYLYVVTGTGTIIINGEETQVTEADLIHVGGEEEMAFNNSGSEPVSLYVVLSKIPSDKFAQNI; encoded by the coding sequence ATGGAAAGAAACTCGGTTAAAGATTATCAAGAATTTAGTGAAGAAAGATTTACAAAGAGAATTATCTTTAAGAAGGGCGAAACAACAGCCTTTGTTTTAAATTTCTTACCTGGACAACAGCTTCCAGTCCATAAACATCCAGGTACAGAGGTTTATCTTTATGTAGTGACAGGCACCGGAACGATCATCATCAATGGTGAGGAGACACAAGTCACTGAAGCAGATTTGATTCATGTTGGAGGAGAGGAAGAAATGGCCTTTAACAATAGCGGAAGTGAACCAGTAAGCTTATATGTAGTTTTAAGTAAAATTCCAAGCGATAAATTCGCTCAAAATATTTAA
- a CDS encoding thiamine pyrophosphate-dependent enzyme, whose product MTTMKTVFNKTGGLTDKPTHYCPGCTHGVIHRLVGEVLEEMDILEETIGVASVGCSVLSYEYFNCDMTQAAHGRAPAVATGVKRVLPDRFVFTYQGDGDLASIGISEVIHAAARGEKITVIFVNNAIYGMTGGQMAPTTLIGQKTATTPFGRDVSIQGSPMKVCEMLSTLDGSAYIERVSAHDVQHIQKAKKAIRKAFETQKKGLGFSMIEILSTCPTNWGLDPFESLEWIKENMIPVYPLGVFKNKEGVN is encoded by the coding sequence ATGACCACGATGAAGACTGTATTTAATAAAACAGGCGGATTAACCGATAAGCCTACTCACTACTGTCCCGGCTGTACACATGGTGTCATCCATCGACTTGTTGGTGAAGTCTTAGAAGAGATGGACATACTGGAAGAAACGATTGGAGTAGCATCTGTCGGCTGTTCTGTTTTATCGTATGAATATTTTAATTGTGACATGACACAGGCTGCTCATGGCCGGGCACCAGCTGTGGCAACAGGAGTGAAACGGGTTCTGCCAGATCGTTTTGTCTTTACGTACCAAGGTGATGGGGATCTTGCCTCAATTGGAATAAGTGAGGTAATTCATGCTGCTGCAAGAGGTGAAAAAATCACAGTCATTTTTGTCAATAACGCCATCTATGGCATGACGGGCGGGCAAATGGCACCGACAACGTTAATTGGTCAAAAAACTGCAACGACCCCTTTTGGCAGGGATGTAAGTATTCAAGGTTCTCCCATGAAGGTATGCGAAATGCTCTCGACACTCGATGGATCGGCATATATTGAAAGGGTTTCAGCCCATGATGTACAGCATATCCAGAAAGCAAAAAAAGCGATTCGAAAGGCGTTTGAAACCCAGAAGAAAGGTCTTGGCTTCTCAATGATTGAGATATTATCAACCTGCCCGACAAACTGGGGACTGGACCCATTTGAATCACTTGAGTGGATAAAGGAAAATATGATTCCTGTTTATCCTCTCGGTGTTTTTAAAAACAAAGAGGGAGTGAATTAA
- a CDS encoding YjcZ family sporulation protein translates to MTLVIVLFILLIIVGTSFMSGY, encoded by the coding sequence ATGACGTTAGTCATTGTATTGTTCATTCTACTGATCATTGTAGGAACTTCTTTTATGAGTGGCTACTAA